A stretch of the Chitinophagales bacterium genome encodes the following:
- a CDS encoding agmatine deiminase family protein: MKKILLLTLVCTVYLLNSTVHAQYPVRMAAEFDPCIGTLITWPLGIPQSLVIDLAKENTLYVAVGSTAEQTSAISLFTSLGVNMNNCEFVQAPHNTHWSRDWGPNCTFDSEGVAGILDFTFKGYLWVPGCGSTGNGSYFGNHTKDDAVNSIIASTLGLPLRFMPSHFVGGNNMVDGLGTAVSSNQMIKENEKNFIDSSTFINYAKTYCGINSYYFVDNPEDLGIQHIDCFAKFLDEETILIKEVSPANTDYTCIEHLVDQVKEMKSVYGRPYKIVRIFAGEYSGDLTAAYTNALILNKNVYVPLFGISTDSMALETYRNAMPGYTVTGYTSSGASKWYYYDALHCRTMGIFDKDMLRIVHRSLDSVITSGSNSIPILVAVDARSGLGLIQENCRLYWRIKGTSSWQSVQLTTTGGIDSMTANIPPQLSGTSIEYYIQAADSSGRTVTLPRSAPDWVFSFTTSGSACLIPTGLNSTNITAHSVDLNWNPVEASSKYKIQYKNASSGEPWTIVKLSAPAATCHLTGLSAETKYKWRIKSLCGADKSDFSETIKFTTDAQRETNDAINQSLDLVIYPNPVASIAQLRFTLKESSNIHIDLLDVQGKMIGSLFNDNLSEGIQLVDLDLTAFASGMYLFRVSSKDFVGVVKVAKH, from the coding sequence ATGAAAAAGATCCTGTTACTCACTCTTGTTTGCACGGTTTACCTACTGAACAGCACGGTCCATGCTCAGTACCCTGTGCGAATGGCGGCGGAATTCGATCCATGTATCGGAACGCTCATCACCTGGCCACTTGGCATTCCTCAGTCGCTGGTTATTGATTTGGCGAAGGAAAATACCCTGTATGTTGCAGTCGGTTCAACAGCTGAACAAACAAGCGCGATATCACTTTTCACTTCTTTGGGTGTGAACATGAACAATTGTGAGTTTGTTCAGGCACCTCACAATACCCATTGGTCCAGGGATTGGGGCCCAAACTGCACATTCGATAGCGAAGGAGTCGCCGGTATTCTGGATTTCACTTTTAAAGGATACCTATGGGTGCCCGGATGCGGGTCTACCGGGAATGGTTCTTATTTTGGAAATCATACCAAAGATGATGCGGTCAATTCCATTATAGCAAGTACGCTGGGCTTGCCGCTGCGGTTTATGCCAAGCCATTTCGTCGGAGGCAACAACATGGTGGATGGTCTGGGTACCGCTGTTTCGTCAAATCAAATGATTAAGGAGAATGAAAAAAACTTTATTGACTCATCTACCTTTATTAATTATGCAAAAACATACTGCGGAATAAATAGTTATTACTTCGTGGATAATCCGGAGGATTTAGGTATCCAGCATATAGACTGTTTCGCAAAATTTCTGGATGAGGAAACGATTCTGATAAAAGAAGTGAGTCCGGCCAACACTGATTATACCTGCATTGAACACCTGGTCGATCAGGTAAAAGAAATGAAAAGTGTTTATGGAAGACCCTATAAAATTGTCAGGATATTTGCAGGGGAATACAGTGGCGACCTGACTGCCGCCTATACCAATGCGCTGATACTAAATAAAAACGTTTACGTTCCTCTTTTCGGCATTTCAACGGACTCGATGGCCCTCGAAACATACCGAAATGCAATGCCTGGCTATACAGTAACCGGGTATACCTCTTCCGGAGCTTCCAAATGGTATTATTATGACGCATTACATTGCCGCACGATGGGTATTTTCGACAAAGACATGCTTCGGATCGTTCACAGATCCCTTGACTCCGTTATCACTTCAGGCTCGAACTCCATTCCAATATTGGTAGCTGTTGACGCGCGGAGCGGCCTGGGACTTATCCAGGAAAATTGCCGCCTTTACTGGAGAATAAAAGGAACATCATCCTGGCAAAGCGTCCAGTTGACAACAACGGGTGGTATTGATTCGATGACTGCAAACATTCCCCCACAGTTGTCGGGGACCAGCATTGAATACTATATTCAGGCAGCAGATTCCTCTGGTCGCACGGTTACATTGCCAAGGTCAGCTCCAGACTGGGTGTTCAGTTTTACAACAAGTGGAAGTGCATGCCTTATTCCAACCGGATTGAATTCAACCAATATTACCGCTCACAGCGTTGATTTAAATTGGAACCCGGTTGAGGCATCATCCAAATACAAAATTCAATACAAGAACGCTTCCTCAGGCGAGCCCTGGACGATAGTAAAACTTTCGGCCCCTGCTGCTACCTGTCATCTCACCGGCTTGAGTGCTGAAACAAAATACAAATGGAGGATCAAAAGCCTTTGCGGAGCTGACAAATCAGATTTTTCTGAGACAATAAAATTTACTACGGATGCCCAAAGAGAAACCAATGATGCAATCAATCAGAGCCTGGATCTGGTAATTTACCCCAACCCGGTTGCATCAATTGCCCAACTCAGATTTACTTTGAAAGAAAGCAGCAACATTCATATTGACCTCCTTGATGTGCAGGGCAAAATGATTGGCAGCTTATTTAACGACAACTTATCGGAAGGAATTCAGCTAGTAGATCTTGACCTGACGGCATTCGCAAGTGGCATGTACCTGTTCAGGGTTAGCTCAAAGGATTTTGTGGGTGTAGTTAAAGTTGCAAAACATTAA
- a CDS encoding DUF3575 domain-containing protein produces MKALLIVLLLLGRCGIVKAQDSVQQVHRMNNIKVELSHILYPTSAIFSYERIIKHHQSICISGGYEEFPPLLTVSNTVHVQENLSKNGFKAGAEYRFYLKMENKQYAPHGVYIGPYIAYHYFNNIRNMEVEFDGINEQAELASLFKILNVGFQLGYQFVIKNRLTFDFVLVGPSMSNYNASLKLNGDYNFDKNDVENEVLLKLLDSFPMLDKLLAEKEVDSNGRFDAWSLGWRYQFLIGFQLGKKRK; encoded by the coding sequence ATGAAAGCACTTCTGATCGTATTGCTCCTTTTAGGGCGCTGTGGAATTGTTAAAGCACAAGATTCAGTGCAGCAGGTACATCGGATGAATAATATTAAAGTAGAATTGTCACACATACTTTATCCAACTTCGGCTATTTTTTCTTATGAGCGCATTATAAAGCATCACCAATCTATTTGCATCAGTGGTGGATATGAAGAGTTTCCGCCGTTGCTAACGGTTAGTAATACAGTTCATGTGCAGGAAAATCTTTCCAAAAACGGCTTTAAAGCCGGAGCTGAATACCGGTTCTATTTAAAAATGGAAAACAAGCAATATGCTCCGCATGGTGTTTACATAGGTCCTTACATAGCGTATCATTATTTCAATAATATAAGAAATATGGAGGTTGAATTTGATGGAATAAATGAGCAAGCCGAACTGGCGTCACTGTTCAAAATATTGAATGTGGGTTTTCAGTTGGGTTACCAGTTTGTTATAAAAAACAGGTTGACTTTTGATTTTGTTTTGGTTGGCCCTTCCATGTCAAATTACAATGCATCACTAAAATTAAACGGTGATTATAATTTTGATAAAAACGATGTGGAAAACGAAGTGCTGCTAAAACTGCTCGACAGTTTTCCAATGCTGGATAAATTGCTTGCCGAAAAAGAAGTTGATTCAAACGGGCGGTTTGATGCGTGGTCGTTGGGCTGGCGCTATCAGTTTCTCATCGGCTTTCAGTTGGGGAAGAAGAGAAAATAA
- a CDS encoding DUF2252 domain-containing protein has protein sequence MAAGKELRKKIPRAVHGDFNPSPDRVDPIAILEKQAKTRLPFLVPIRYARMLESPFAFLRGGAAIMAADLAPYKTTGIDVQTCGDMHVANFGLYASVERNLIFGINDFDETIPGPWEWDLKRLATSAVTSCRFLGGDVKLCEEAARSAVKSYRKKMKQYAYMGNLDLWYSSIKDTDILSMIPHYMRKNALHILSKARTHTNIQVLENLTDIIDKKHKLRINEPFMVRETKTMFGRTIIEALDILMEDYSKSLANDRRYLLGHYKVADAVRKVVGVGSVGTRCWVVYLEGSYKNDPLFLQIKEAQPSVYASDSISLYKNEGERVVAGQRLLQGSADIFLGWAQLDGTDYYIRQLHDMKGGLAFDPHKLVLSNYHEYTALCGWALALAHAKSGDAAMIAGYAGNSNELDDAMVRFAFAYDKLTISDHKALVAAAESGRIKVSKETE, from the coding sequence TTGGCTGCCGGAAAGGAATTGCGTAAAAAAATTCCAAGGGCAGTACACGGAGACTTTAATCCATCGCCTGACAGAGTGGACCCGATTGCTATTTTGGAAAAGCAGGCAAAAACGCGATTACCGTTTTTAGTGCCTATACGTTATGCACGTATGCTGGAATCTCCGTTTGCTTTTCTGCGCGGAGGTGCTGCAATCATGGCGGCTGATTTGGCACCTTATAAGACCACAGGAATAGATGTGCAAACCTGTGGCGATATGCACGTGGCAAATTTTGGCTTGTATGCTTCGGTGGAACGCAACCTGATTTTTGGCATCAATGATTTTGATGAAACCATTCCCGGCCCATGGGAATGGGATTTGAAACGCCTTGCAACAAGTGCAGTAACCTCATGCAGGTTTCTGGGTGGCGATGTGAAATTATGTGAAGAAGCTGCAAGAAGCGCTGTGAAATCATATCGCAAAAAAATGAAGCAATATGCGTATATGGGTAATTTGGATTTGTGGTATTCCTCTATAAAGGATACTGACATACTAAGCATGATACCGCATTACATGCGCAAAAATGCTTTACACATACTTTCAAAGGCGCGTACACATACCAATATTCAAGTGCTTGAAAATCTAACCGATATCATTGATAAAAAGCACAAACTGCGCATTAATGAGCCCTTCATGGTGCGGGAAACCAAAACCATGTTTGGCAGAACAATAATAGAAGCACTGGACATATTGATGGAGGATTATAGTAAATCATTAGCCAATGACAGACGATACCTTTTAGGGCATTACAAAGTTGCAGATGCTGTGCGCAAGGTGGTTGGTGTAGGCAGTGTTGGGACGCGTTGCTGGGTTGTTTATTTGGAAGGCAGTTATAAAAATGACCCGTTATTTTTACAAATAAAGGAAGCGCAACCATCTGTATATGCATCGGACAGTATATCATTATATAAAAACGAGGGTGAGCGGGTAGTTGCAGGGCAACGGCTATTGCAAGGTTCTGCAGATATTTTTCTGGGATGGGCACAATTAGACGGCACTGATTACTACATTCGGCAGCTGCATGACATGAAAGGCGGATTAGCATTCGACCCTCACAAATTAGTGCTATCAAACTATCACGAATATACTGCATTGTGTGGATGGGCGCTTGCATTGGCACATGCCAAATCAGGTGATGCTGCTATGATTGCAGGTTATGCAGGCAACAGCAATGAGTTAGATGATGCTATGGTTCGCTTTGCATTCGCCTATGACAAACTTACCATTAGCGACCACAAGGCACTTGTAGCAGCAGCAGAGAGCGGAAGAATTAAAGTGTCGAAAGAAACGGAATAG
- a CDS encoding DUF308 domain-containing protein, with protein sequence MSTSSVFSNWWVTLIQGILMLALSILIFNNPGALLLTLALWLGCIVIASGIYGVIAYFATSKNNRSLINLLGSIAMVIVGFMMLMKMIISMMAITIAFGSMVAVIGIGLIAGSWNAKKHFSMWWLTALLGIAVLVTGIDSIINVQSGAESISSLLGISVMLSGFGLISLAFLKRKIVKAVQAK encoded by the coding sequence ATGAGCACATCATCTGTATTCAGTAACTGGTGGGTTACACTCATCCAGGGAATTTTAATGCTTGCATTAAGCATTCTTATTTTCAATAATCCGGGGGCATTGCTGTTAACACTTGCTCTTTGGTTGGGTTGCATTGTAATAGCGTCTGGTATTTATGGAGTGATTGCCTATTTCGCCACATCAAAAAACAACCGCTCCTTAATAAACCTGCTTGGCAGCATTGCAATGGTAATTGTGGGTTTTATGATGTTGATGAAAATGATTATCAGCATGATGGCAATTACCATTGCATTTGGTTCAATGGTAGCCGTAATTGGCATTGGTTTGATTGCCGGAAGTTGGAATGCAAAAAAACATTTTTCAATGTGGTGGCTCACTGCATTGCTTGGCATTGCGGTTTTAGTAACAGGTATTGACAGTATCATAAATGTTCAATCGGGTGCTGAAAGCATCAGTTCGCTATTAGGTATATCCGTTATGCTTTCAGGATTCGGACTAATCAGCCTGGCCTTTCTGAAGAGGAAAATTGTAAAAGCTGTGCAGGCAAAATAG
- a CDS encoding 2'-5' RNA ligase family protein → MKQLSSIKSISFLALVLFTFSLRPAYAQSDIVAIDVLLNPDQTMLDSAKAYNLLMQRNYSGPGSYSLDELHTPHITVLQCFVKKSDLEKVYDAVSKVVKNENPMKEKLSSKGFYYFPTNDLGLAGITIDTTPALMRFQARIIEKLRPFIVTGTNAAFIQNADGTPIAKGSDTYVNGFIPDHSGAKYNPHVTIGLAHQDFLKGLLAKPYNKFTFKCASVSIYHLGDFGTARTKLWSSGSLK, encoded by the coding sequence ATGAAACAATTATCATCCATTAAAAGCATAAGCTTTTTAGCGCTGGTTTTATTTACATTCTCATTAAGACCTGCATACGCACAATCGGATATTGTGGCAATTGATGTGTTGTTGAATCCTGATCAGACCATGCTTGATTCTGCAAAAGCATATAACCTGCTGATGCAGAGAAATTATTCCGGGCCGGGCAGTTATTCACTTGACGAATTACACACCCCGCACATTACCGTGTTGCAATGTTTTGTAAAAAAAAGTGACCTCGAAAAAGTATATGATGCGGTATCCAAAGTAGTGAAAAACGAAAACCCAATGAAGGAAAAACTTTCATCAAAGGGGTTTTATTATTTCCCTACCAATGATTTGGGATTAGCCGGTATTACTATTGATACCACCCCTGCGCTGATGCGCTTTCAGGCAAGAATTATTGAAAAGTTACGGCCATTCATTGTTACGGGAACCAATGCAGCATTTATTCAAAATGCAGATGGAACACCGATTGCAAAGGGAAGCGATACTTATGTTAACGGATTTATTCCTGACCATAGCGGAGCCAAATACAATCCACATGTTACCATTGGATTGGCGCACCAGGATTTTTTAAAGGGACTGCTTGCCAAACCTTACAATAAGTTCACATTTAAATGTGCATCAGTAAGTATTTATCACCTCGGTGATTTTGGTACGGCAAGGACTAAACTTTGGAGTTCAGGTAGTCTTAAGTAA
- a CDS encoding haloacid dehalogenase-like hydrolase: protein MKIRNYIVAIVLLASTVLLISCNQQKVKTEATVSVTDSATADPLPSWNEGNAKQSIIDFVTKTTKDGGADFVPVKDRIACFDNDGTLWTESPLPFQLFFAIDRIKAMAPQHPEWKNKQPFKGVLEGDMKAVFAGGAKALGELVMTTHTGITTDEFEKTVKDWMATATHLKTGKHYNEMVYQPMLELLNYLRANGYKTFIVSGGGIDFMRVWVEQAYGIPPYQVVGSSTKVKYDTSGAQPFLFKLPELNFFDDKLDKPVGIHEHIGMRPVFTAGNSDGDYGMLQYTSTGSGPRFGLYIHHTDSVREYAYDRQSALAKLDKGLDDAAKYHWVVVDMKTDWKKIYPFDK, encoded by the coding sequence ATGAAAATTAGAAATTATATAGTTGCAATTGTCCTGCTTGCATCAACAGTTTTACTGATCAGTTGCAATCAGCAAAAAGTAAAAACGGAAGCAACAGTTAGTGTAACTGATAGTGCAACTGCCGATCCATTGCCATCGTGGAATGAAGGCAACGCCAAACAATCTATCATCGACTTTGTAACAAAAACAACAAAAGATGGCGGTGCAGATTTTGTTCCCGTTAAAGACCGCATTGCCTGCTTTGATAATGATGGAACATTATGGACAGAGTCGCCTCTTCCATTTCAATTATTTTTTGCGATTGACCGCATTAAAGCAATGGCGCCACAACACCCCGAATGGAAAAACAAACAACCTTTTAAAGGAGTATTGGAAGGAGATATGAAAGCCGTATTTGCAGGTGGTGCGAAAGCATTGGGAGAACTCGTTATGACAACTCATACAGGAATAACAACAGATGAATTTGAAAAAACAGTGAAAGACTGGATGGCAACAGCTACTCACCTAAAAACAGGTAAACATTATAATGAAATGGTTTATCAGCCAATGCTCGAATTATTAAATTATTTAAGAGCAAACGGTTACAAAACATTTATTGTTTCGGGCGGTGGAATTGATTTCATGCGTGTATGGGTTGAACAGGCCTATGGCATTCCGCCTTACCAGGTGGTTGGAAGTTCAACCAAAGTAAAATATGATACAAGCGGAGCACAACCGTTTTTATTTAAGCTGCCCGAACTCAATTTCTTTGATGACAAACTTGACAAACCTGTTGGCATTCATGAGCACATAGGTATGCGCCCGGTATTTACTGCCGGAAATTCTGATGGTGATTACGGCATGCTGCAATACACCAGCACTGGCAGTGGTCCGCGTTTCGGATTATACATTCATCATACCGATTCGGTTCGTGAATACGCTTACGACCGTCAATCAGCATTAGCCAAATTAGATAAAGGATTGGATGATGCTGCAAAATATCATTGGGTAGTGGTAGATATGAAAACAGACTGGAAGAAGATTTACCCGTTTGATAAATAA
- a CDS encoding histidine kinase: MTIHIFILTATQLPDLVSIWKNLSHEKKYWCVQIIFWTLYNGYLNINIWRYSSFEVGLIELISFNTISILGSHIYRNTLRKLKINYSSLVSVIGYALIGTVALSAVIALMSILFYYYLEEPNGEPLHFFDYLSYFSINCSIVSIWFFSYHTYKFAQSLGRTEAEKARIEQEKAEADALLKSAELDSLKSQLNPHFLFNALNSIKALTLENPHGAREAITQLSDLLRTSLNFHSRQLISLKDELALVNDYLCLEKIRFEERLECDLLIDPDALDVAVPPMILQMLTENAIKHGISQHEQGGTITIRGTKTKNQLKLCVENKGNFDFEVASGIGFRNLARRLKLNYGEGASFNIHSENQVVKATVIIPLL; this comes from the coding sequence ATGACTATTCATATCTTTATCCTCACAGCCACCCAATTGCCTGACCTGGTATCAATATGGAAAAATTTGAGCCATGAGAAGAAGTATTGGTGTGTCCAGATTATTTTTTGGACACTATACAACGGATACCTGAATATTAATATATGGCGATACAGCAGTTTCGAAGTGGGGCTGATCGAGTTAATATCTTTCAACACGATCAGCATTCTTGGATCCCACATTTACCGCAATACACTTCGAAAGCTGAAGATCAATTACAGCTCACTGGTTTCTGTGATTGGTTATGCCTTAATCGGAACTGTTGCCCTGAGTGCTGTAATCGCATTAATGTCGATACTATTCTATTATTATTTGGAAGAACCAAATGGTGAACCGCTCCATTTTTTTGATTACCTCAGCTATTTCTCAATAAACTGCAGCATTGTTTCAATCTGGTTTTTTAGCTATCACACATATAAGTTTGCACAATCGCTCGGAAGAACGGAGGCCGAAAAAGCGCGTATCGAACAGGAAAAGGCTGAGGCGGATGCATTACTGAAATCAGCTGAGCTTGATAGTTTAAAAAGTCAGCTCAACCCGCATTTTCTCTTTAATGCGCTAAACAGCATTAAAGCACTTACGCTGGAGAACCCACATGGTGCCCGGGAGGCAATTACACAGCTTTCTGATTTACTTCGAACATCATTAAATTTTCACAGCAGGCAATTGATAAGTTTGAAGGATGAGCTTGCTTTGGTAAATGATTACCTCTGTCTTGAAAAAATCAGGTTTGAGGAACGGTTAGAGTGCGATCTGCTGATAGATCCCGATGCACTTGATGTGGCGGTTCCGCCAATGATACTGCAGATGCTCACCGAAAATGCCATCAAGCATGGTATCAGTCAGCATGAACAAGGTGGAACCATAACCATCCGGGGAACAAAAACAAAGAATCAATTGAAACTTTGCGTTGAAAACAAAGGCAATTTTGATTTTGAGGTAGCAAGCGGAATCGGTTTTCGAAACCTTGCAAGACGATTGAAGCTGAATTATGGAGAAGGCGCATCATTCAACATTCACTCAGAAAATCAGGTCGTAAAGGCTACCGTAATCATACCATTATTATGA
- the cls gene encoding cardiolipin synthase, with protein sequence MDLIYPIIIVVYLLLIIYTVIRILLDTETTSKALAYLLLVLVFPAIGVFIYFALGINFRHRSSRFMVVKAQNELDDAMNKQGYLKQDAPLNVTSPELLNYSSLIKFLNGLNDEPLRKSHFTLLTNGEEKFPEVLRVLETAKHFIHMEYYAWENDVRGNQIKNILLHKAKAGVKVRVIYDDYASRKIKPNIVKELKAGGVAVVPKIKVKIAMLANTMNHRDHRKIIIVDGITGFVGGINVSDRYDNSIDTGLYWRDTHVKIEGPVVNSLQRHFIVSWNSCQHESLQFSNELFPDKAYDKPAGFEGMAQVIAGGPVYPMSNIMLTYLKIFTAAREKLYITNPYFIPSESIMDALKQAAISGVDVRLLIPYKSDSAIVGSASKFYFPGLVAAGVRIYLYKKGFVHAKTVVADSCLSVIGTANMDVRSFDLNFEIMSVIYGSEFGERFEKVFLEDLKECMEVTSETVKNISFANRLFYSIARLISSVL encoded by the coding sequence ATGGACCTCATCTACCCGATCATAATTGTTGTTTACCTGTTGCTGATTATCTACACGGTAATCCGAATACTGCTTGATACGGAAACTACTTCAAAGGCGCTTGCATACCTGCTGCTGGTATTGGTATTTCCTGCCATTGGCGTATTCATTTACTTTGCACTGGGCATCAACTTCAGGCATCGCAGCAGCCGGTTCATGGTAGTTAAAGCACAAAACGAACTTGACGATGCAATGAATAAGCAGGGATATCTTAAACAGGATGCTCCTTTAAATGTTACCAGTCCTGAATTGCTGAATTACAGCAGCCTTATTAAGTTTCTGAATGGCTTAAATGATGAACCACTGCGTAAAAGCCATTTCACATTGCTTACCAATGGTGAAGAAAAATTTCCTGAAGTGTTGCGGGTGCTCGAAACGGCCAAGCATTTTATTCATATGGAATATTATGCATGGGAAAATGACGTACGTGGAAATCAGATTAAAAACATTTTGTTGCACAAAGCAAAAGCAGGTGTTAAAGTCCGGGTTATTTATGATGACTATGCAAGCCGCAAGATAAAACCCAATATTGTTAAAGAGCTGAAAGCGGGTGGTGTTGCAGTGGTTCCGAAGATTAAGGTAAAAATAGCCATGCTTGCCAATACAATGAACCACCGCGATCACCGGAAAATAATTATTGTTGATGGCATAACAGGATTTGTAGGGGGCATAAATGTTTCTGACAGATATGATAATTCAATAGACACCGGACTTTACTGGCGCGATACGCATGTTAAAATTGAAGGGCCTGTGGTGAACAGTTTGCAGCGGCACTTCATTGTAAGCTGGAATTCATGTCAGCATGAATCATTGCAGTTTTCAAATGAGCTGTTTCCCGACAAGGCATATGATAAGCCTGCAGGGTTTGAAGGCATGGCACAGGTTATTGCCGGTGGTCCTGTTTACCCGATGTCGAACATCATGCTTACGTACCTGAAAATATTTACCGCTGCACGAGAGAAACTATACATTACCAATCCTTACTTCATACCAAGCGAGAGCATTATGGATGCGTTGAAACAAGCTGCCATAAGCGGAGTGGATGTAAGGCTGTTGATTCCCTATAAATCAGATTCTGCCATTGTTGGATCCGCATCAAAATTTTATTTTCCGGGCCTGGTGGCTGCCGGTGTAAGGATTTATCTTTATAAAAAAGGATTTGTGCATGCTAAAACAGTTGTTGCCGACAGTTGTCTGAGTGTAATAGGCACAGCCAATATGGACGTGCGCAGCTTCGATCTTAATTTTGAAATAATGTCGGTGATATACGGCAGTGAATTTGGTGAGCGGTTTGAAAAGGTATTTCTAGAGGATTTGAAGGAATGCATGGAGGTTACAAGCGAAACAGTAAAGAATATAAGTTTTGCCAATCGCCTTTTTTATTCCATTGCCCGTTTGATATCCTCTGTTTTATAG
- a CDS encoding arylsulfatase yields the protein MKVKTLLTALLIAATCISTQAQKKDAAKAPAAKPNILIIMGDDIGSFNISAYNLGMMGYKTPNIDRICKEGVLFTDMYGQQSCTAGRAAFITGQSPIRTGLLKVGLPGAKEGITKLDPTLADLLKPLGYLNGQFGKNHLGDLDEHLPTNHGFDEFFGNLYHLNAEEEPENPDYPKDPDFKKKFGPRGVIHSTANSDGTQKVEDTGPLTKKRMETIDAEVTAKTLAFMERAKKEGKPFFIWYNTTRMHVNTHLKAESDGVTGLGIEADGMVEHDKMVGQLLDKLKELGMDENTIVMYTTDNGAEFFAWPDAGTSYFRGEKNSQWEGGYRIPAMIKWPGVVKPGTINNEITSLEDMVPTLMAAVGDPNIKEELLSGKQIGSANYKVHLDGYNLMPALQNGGEWPRKEFIYWTDGGSVAALRYENWKITFLRQDAHGMHTWIEPFTELRAPMICNLRMDPFERAQDEAGGYDKWYFMHMFAFAPSAAYVGRWIQSFKEFPPRMKPGSFSLDKAMESITYGSSGGSK from the coding sequence ATGAAAGTAAAAACACTGTTAACCGCACTGCTAATTGCTGCAACATGCATTAGTACGCAAGCGCAAAAAAAGGATGCTGCAAAAGCACCTGCAGCCAAACCCAATATCCTCATTATAATGGGTGACGATATTGGTTCGTTTAACATCAGCGCATACAACCTGGGAATGATGGGTTACAAAACGCCCAACATTGATCGCATTTGCAAAGAGGGCGTCTTATTTACGGATATGTATGGTCAGCAAAGCTGTACAGCGGGACGCGCAGCTTTTATTACCGGTCAATCACCTATTCGTACCGGACTCTTAAAAGTTGGTTTGCCGGGTGCCAAGGAAGGTATTACTAAACTTGATCCAACGCTTGCTGATTTGCTGAAACCTTTAGGCTATCTCAACGGACAGTTTGGGAAAAACCATCTTGGTGATTTAGATGAGCACCTTCCAACCAATCATGGTTTTGATGAGTTCTTTGGAAACTTATACCATTTGAATGCAGAAGAAGAACCGGAAAATCCGGATTATCCCAAGGACCCTGATTTCAAAAAGAAATTTGGTCCTCGTGGAGTAATTCACAGTACAGCAAATAGCGATGGAACACAAAAGGTAGAAGACACCGGTCCGCTTACCAAGAAAAGAATGGAAACAATAGATGCAGAGGTTACTGCAAAAACGCTGGCCTTTATGGAACGTGCAAAGAAAGAAGGCAAACCTTTCTTTATCTGGTATAACACCACCCGTATGCACGTTAATACGCATCTCAAGGCCGAATCAGATGGCGTCACAGGACTTGGTATAGAAGCGGATGGTATGGTTGAACATGATAAAATGGTTGGGCAATTATTAGACAAGCTGAAAGAACTTGGTATGGATGAAAACACAATTGTTATGTACACAACCGATAATGGTGCTGAATTTTTTGCCTGGCCCGATGCCGGAACTTCTTATTTCCGCGGTGAGAAGAATTCGCAATGGGAAGGTGGTTATCGTATCCCTGCTATGATAAAGTGGCCTGGTGTTGTAAAACCAGGCACCATAAATAATGAAATCACTTCGCTGGAAGACATGGTACCAACGCTTATGGCTGCCGTGGGTGACCCGAATATAAAGGAAGAATTGTTGAGTGGAAAGCAAATTGGTTCTGCTAATTATAAAGTACACTTGGATGGTTACAACCTGATGCCAGCCTTACAGAATGGTGGCGAATGGCCGCGTAAAGAATTTATTTACTGGACTGATGGCGGCAGTGTAGCAGCGCTGCGTTATGAAAACTGGAAGATTACTTTTTTACGTCAGGATGCACACGGGATGCACACATGGATTGAGCCTTTCACTGAATTGCGTGCCCCAATGATTTGTAACCTTCGCATGGATCCTTTCGAACGTGCGCAAGATGAAGCAGGCGGATATGATAAATGGTATTTCATGCACATGTTTGCCTTTGCACCGTCAGCAGCGTATGTTGGAAGGTGGATACAAAGTTTCAAAGAATTTCCACCTCGTATGAAACCGGGAAGCTTTAGTCTTGACAAGGCAATGGAATCAATAACATACGGCTCATCAGGAGGCAGCAAATAA